The Lonchura striata isolate bLonStr1 chromosome 6, bLonStr1.mat, whole genome shotgun sequence nucleotide sequence CGGGGTGGGGGGGCCCCAGAGCCCCTGTCCCAACCCCAAGCaccactgtgcccagccccagctcggCTGCAGCACCACGTTCTCCCAGGCTGCCTCCCCAGATGCCCCCcctatatgtacatatatacgacaaaaccccaaaacacgaGGTATATAGAAATTCCAACGTGGGGACGCCCCCATACGAACAGTTCAAGGAACCCACTGCGGGGGGTGGGATGTCACTGTCCCCCCACACACCTCCTACCGCCCACCAGCCCCTCCCTGGCATGCAGAGGCAGGGGCAGCCCGGACTCGGGGaccctgcagggcacagctcggACACAGCCAAGAGGAGCAGGGGGCAGGGCCACGGGGAGCTGAGGCAGCCCAGGGCCCCCCAACCTCCACAGACACAGGAGACCAGTGGGGAGGTACCGGACAGAACGAACGAACAAACAAACGTCAGAGGGACGAGGCAGAGCAAGGGGGACTCCCGTGGCCCCAGCTCCCACCCCAAGCCAGatcccagccccaggtgggtggCAGAGGTGTTGGGTCAGGCTGGGACTGGCACAGATGAGGAGAGAGGGGAGTCTGGCACCCCCTAAGCCCTCAGCACAGTGGCAGTGAGGAAAGGACACCATCCAGAGGGGTGGCCGAGCCAGCCTGAAGCCCCACAGCCGTGTGTGAGGATGTTCCTGCCCTGCAGGAGTGAAGGGGATGGCCAAAAGGACCTTCTCCCGCAttcccagccagcctggggCACTGCGTGGCTgccactgggagcagggggctcCAGGTGTGCCCTGAAAAGCCCCCAGGCAGGCATCTCCAGCAGCTTTATCCTGGTGGGTGCCGGCACAGGCAACCCTTTCCTTGCCTCCTCGCCATGGTCTCAGTCCTTCTCCTGCGCCAGGCTCTCCTCCGTGATGCCCTgggctgccagctcagccaggacatTGTCCAGGTAGTTGATGTCGGGGTAGCCGTGGCCAGTGAGGTTGGAGCCGAACTCTGTCTTGTGGTGGATCTCGTTCCAGATCACCGTGTCCGACTCGCCCGTGGTGCTCGAGGTCCCGATGGCGAAGATCAGGCGCCGGTCCCAGGCCACCAGCAGCAACTTCAGTACCTGTGGAGgccaggaatggggcaggcAGCAAAGCAAGCAGGGCAATGTGGGCAGCCCGCAGGCAAGGcctcctggagcagcccagcacagcctcctgGCCCAGCCAGAACACAGGGACCGGGCTGCTGAGCCTGTATGGGAAGGTCACAGGACACCTGCAGAGCCTGCTGGATGGGTTGTGGAGAAAACCTCCACCCACGTTCCCCTGCTTGAGCCATGTTTGCTTTTCCCACCCTGGCACGCCTCGGCCAGCTCACCTTCCTGCCCTTCTCGCTGTCTGGCAGGTAGCAGTGCCGGGGGAAGCCACGGGCCGTGAAGCTCTTCCCAGGGTTTGGATGCTCTGGTCCCTGCATCgtggagaggaaaagaaaacccttCTGGAGCTCAAATGCAATCTCTGGACACAGGGGCAACTCGCCAAGCCTTGGGGGGCACTAATGCCCACCATCCCCCTGCCACCaagcaggcagggacagcacttTCATGCAGATACACCCCAGACTTTCCACAACATCCTTGTGGACAAGCAGCTCCAGAGTCAAGGCACAAACTGCAGTGGGACCTGGGGCTGATACAGCTGTGACAAGGGCTGCCAACACCCCAGATGgcccccccagacccacctgcACCCCCGGGGGGATGTTGTAGATGATGCGGATGGTTTTGCAGTCGGCGTGGCCGGGCAGTGCGTGGGGGATGATGTGATATTCCATCTTCCCGGGAGGCTGCGTCCCTGTCTTCACCCCATAGATGGTTTTGCAGGTGGGACACTGCAGACTCCCATCCTGAGAGTGGGAAAGGGGGGACACAGTGAAACCAGTCTCTGCAGCACCAAGCCACACCAGGCACTGAGTCCCCGAGCAGAACTGAACGTCATTTTAATCAGGAAAAAcctaattttaaaaactctcAGGAACTTGGGATAGGGCGGGGAGAATTCTCTACCCAACTTCAACCAAAAACCTGAGGTCTGCATTTCTCTTCTCCATCAGTTTTCCAGCCCTCATTGCTTTGCCTAGCTCTGAATTGGtggcttgttttgctttgttttttcaaagagggaaatatattaaatattgaaAATCTCCAAACAATGCATTTTCCAGGGAATGTCAAGCACGAGGGGTATTTACAAAAACCCTTGCATGGCAACCAAATTCCAGGTAACTCTGCTCAAACATGCAGGGATCAAAGTCCACCCTGGCAAGGAAAACAAGCACAAAAATCTGGGCATAGTGGGGGGGAAACACACCCACACAACCCTGAGTTCTGATTTAGCAGTCCCCAAGTGCTTGCTGCTGATAAAAATTAAACTCCGAGTCAGGGTGGGAGCTCTGGAATGCTCCGGGGCAGCCAGGCTGTCCCATGGAGAGCTCGTGGAGCTCAGCAGAGGTGGCTGAGCCGGGGGTCCCCGCTCCGCAGGCTCTCACCTTGTTGCCGTTGTTGTACATGGCCACCAGGCAGTGGAGGTGGAACGCGTGGCTGCACTTGACCAGCTTCCCCACGAGGTCAGGCTTGACGGCCGGCTGGGGCCCCTTGTAGCCAGAGGGGGCAGAGAGCCGCTCCATGCAGATGGTGCAGTCCTGTGCcggaggggagggcagggatCAGAGGGATGGCTGCTGATGGGCCGCCCTGCCCTCACCCAGGGACCGGCAcccagccctgggccgggcTGTCACCCTGCAGGCACGACACACAGCCCCTCTTTGGGGACAGGGCAGAGCCATACAGGGCGGTGGGATATGCCTGCACGTGGCATCACGtgtgtcccccagcccctcatCCCAGGGCAAAGCCCCCTGGAacaccctggcacagccctgctgctcctacCTCATCTGGCGGATGCCGCACTTTCTGCAGGTATTTCTTCAGCACCTCCTCCGGGGTTTTACCTGCGGGAGAGCAAGAAAGGATGGGAGAAACCCACTGCCAGGGGCAGCAGAATGGGTGGGACGCACAGGGGAaccaggaagggcaggagggacagtctCTCTTACCCTTCTTGGCCTGTTTCTTGGTGGTCTTGCGGCAGGAGTGGGAGATGCCAGGGATGGACTGGATCTCGCTCTTGCTGACGGGCGGGGGGTGCAGCACCAGCTTGGGGGGCCGGGTCAGGCACACGGGCAGCCCGGCTGCGCTCATGAGGATCCCCGTGATCCCTGCACAAGGGGGTAACAAATGGCACTGAGGAAAACCAGCAACACCCTGAGACCCAGATGCTCCCCAAAACCTGCCCCACTGGGGCTGTTTATCCCCACACGCTGGGGCAACCAGCACCCGCTGCAGCCCTATCCTCACCTGCCAGTGCTGGGTTGACGGGGCTGGAGCCAGTGAGGTTCTtcacagggacagtggggaccCTGAGGGGAGCCAGCAGAGACCACATCAGGACAGGCAGGAGGCACCCACGTccccacagggcccaggggctaCACAACAGTTGCCTGAGCAACTGCACAGGCCCTGGCTGGAAAAAGAGAATCCCCCAATGGGGCAACgtgcccctccctgccccactaCCGCCTTTTCTCTGGCGCTTTAGAATCCCTGACTGCATCTCCATTCATGGCCCCTTTTTGTCACAGCTCCCCGGGCCAGtctgttgtttcttttcctcttttctcctaCGGCCACGTCACTGCCACAGCtctttccccccctccccttgGGGCTCTCTTCCATGGGAAAGTTTCCCGGTAGgtcaggagcagagggaagggggaggatggagagggagaggaaaggggcCAAGCCGTGACAGAAGGCTGACGGCAGAGCCAGACAAAGGGGAGAAACAGGCCCATTAAATGTCCACCCCATCACAAAAAAATGTCTTTAGAGGGTGGGGGTCTGGAGGGACCCCTTCTCACGGGGCCTGAATGGCTTTTCTTTGGGCCTTTCGCAGTCCCCCACCCAACCCCTGACTCCAAGAGAAAGAGCAGCCTCAGCCTCTTCATTGAGATGCAAGAgccaccccatccctgctccgGTCCCCAGGCACCTgtgaggaaggcgagtggcccaGCAGAACCCACCTCCCTCCACGGGAGGCTGAGGACCACCGAGGTGTCTCCCACCACACTCAGAGGTGACAGACCCCTGCAGTGCCCCGGGGAGGGGGAAGAGTCTGTGCTGTCCCTTTCTCCAGCCAGGCGCCCTGTGGGACTCACCCGGAGGCGATGAGCACGCGGGACTGGGCGATGGCCAGGCGCTGCAGGTGGCTGCGGTTCAGGGTGCCGAGGCTGGGCCGGGTGCCTTTGCCGCTGCCCACGCCGGGGGGGCTGCCAGAGGCGCCGGCCGAGCTCAGGGCGGGCGTGCTGGCCGCCTGCCGCCGGCCCCCCTGCGCCGCCAGCGGCTTCAGCGAGCCGCGTGCCGCGGCCACGCCGTCCGGCGCCTTCGGCCCTGCCGCGGGCAGCGCGGGCTTgggggcggccgggggcgcgggggcggcttTGCGGGGCTGCAGGGTGGAGGTGCCGGGGCCGCCGGCAGCGGCTTTGACGCTCATGACCAGGAGGCACTGGGGACACGTGCAGGCGGGCaccggcggggccgccgccgccccggggctGGCCGGCCACGACTGCGACTTGGGCAGGGTGCCCGACACCAGCGGGTAGACCATGTCGAGGCGGCGGCGGACGCGGCGCTTGCGCTGGGTCTGCCGGTTGATCTGGCCCATGGTGGCGAAGTCGATGACGTAGCAGAAGCCGATGGCACTCAGGTccacccaggggtgctgcttcTCGTAGGCGCGCTGGATGGTGATGCCCACGTCCATGTCGTAGGGCGTCCACGTCCCGCTGTCATTCTCCCACTCCCAGACGACTCCCTTGCCCGGCGCCGAGGATGGGTCGTAGTAGCTGCGCCGGACAGGCCGGATGGTGCCTGAGGGAGGGCGACAGATGCCGTCAGACCCTGGCGCCAGCACCCACCCGTGGGCAGGCAGCAAAACCACCCCGACCTGTCCCACCGGAGCCATTCCACGCGGGGACAGCACGCTGCTGTCCCCGCCCTGTCAGGGGACTGGTGTGCCTCGGTTTCCCCAGAGGGCAGGGGCATCCCACAGCCTGGGGATGCACCCCCAGTGCAACTGGGCTGAAGGGAAGGGCAGATTTCATTCCCACTGGCCCACAGGCCAAGTATGGAGCCACTCAGCCCTGATGGGGAAACACAGAACCACAagcctggctgctccagcctgctccCAGGGACCTCCCGGGGGAGCCTGATGAAACCAGGCATAAGGGCACCCAAGTCCTGCAGTGCCTGTCTCCCTCCCAGCTCTAGGCTGGAACACGTGAATAAAAGATTCGAGGGGCAGCTCCGAGCCCCAAGCAGTGACACACACAGGGCCTCACCCATGTAGGGGAGTGGGGCTCGTgccagccccaccatctgcagCTGCCAAACCGGCCCGCGATGAAAACCCCAACTGTGGCAACTGATTTTCCTCACAGGGAAAATCCCTGTGAGACCAAGCTAAGGAGTTTGAGCAGggccctgtgcccagctcccGCTGCCCCATCAGCAAACATTAGGAGTGGGATGAGAGCACAAAGCACCAAGGCTTTGTgccctgcatctttattttgGCTAGGCGTTTCCTTTCCCACCACTCCCAATTAACTAGGATGCATTCAAAGCATGGACacaaattttgggaattcctaCAATGAGGTGAAAGGCTTCCTCTTTGGGATGTCTcacagcagggcaggactgGGTGTGCATGGTACAGGGGTCCCATCCTGAGTGTGCCACTAATGCCCAGAGGTGTTTGGTAACAGGTGGGACAAGCACCACTGCCTCCAGGTCCTTCTGCAGATCCCCATGGCTCAGCCCAGCAAGAGGAACAAGAAAGCACTCAAAGAGAAGCAATAACAAGTCTGCTGCTTCGGCTTTTCACCACGTGTCCTGCAAAGCCTCCAAGAATTTCAGTCCCTTCTCACCCCCACCTCTCCGCGGAGAACAGCCACCACCGCAGGTCCCTCAGGGACACGAGTGGGATAAGAAGGAAAAGGTGTTTTATCAGCACGCTGCTGAAGGGGCATGGGGTACAGCTACACCCGAGCCGAGCCAAGCCGAGCCAAGCCGAGCCACCCGCCCTGTCCTGTCAAGGGGCACCCGAGGCAGAAAAGCCGAGGGGAGCGGGGCAGTGATTTATCCTGATCTGGCGGCAGCATGCGGCATCTGGCGGTCCCCAGGCAGCAGTGTGGGAATGCTGTGCgttcccccagcccctcgcCGCCAGCCGGCCTCCCATTCAACAGGGGAAGAAAGGGAACAATAGCTATTCAGGGCCTGCCAGGGTCGCGACCCCCCCAAATCAGAGCTGTTTAATGACCCAAAATACCAACATCCCCAGCAACCCAGGGAGAGACAGAACAATCTCCCTTTCAGTCCTCCACCCTGGGCAACAATAGCCCCCAGAAGCTGGCCTCCAGCCACCCTGCTCGCAGAGGTCCCTTGTCCCCACACCCGCGGGCAGGGGAGGGTCGCCGCCAGTCCCCAGGGCTGTTGGGGAAAGAGGGACAAAGGAGGGTGTCTGGCACTCTGCTGCACCCCAGGGACAAAGCACACTGGCCATCACGGGGGTGTTGGGGGTCACAAGCCCCCACGCTAATGCCCTGCCATGGGTGCTTGTGCCCCACATCCCAGACAACCCCGGGAGGTGGGGGACAGACAGCCCCATCACGCTGGGGACCCACCCGCCCGCCCGTGCcctccctgagcatccctccaCCTGCTCGTGTCCCTGCGCTGGGGCCGCCATCCCCCAGGGCAGGATCCGTCACCCAAGTGCCATTCAGCTCTAGGTCGATGGCGGCTCAGATCCAGCACAGAGGGagccgggcacggccccgggcaGGGCGTGCAGCAGACGGGCTCTCCTGAGGATGGGGTGGGTGCAACAGGGCCCGGGGCGGGCAGCACGACCCCGGGGGGACCAGGGATGCGCGGGCAGGACCGGGcagggcgaggacctggggatCCGGTGGGAGGACACGGGCGAGCTGGCATCGCTCAgggcggtgcggggccgggctcggcggggccCGGCAGCGCCGCTCGGTGCAgccccgcgcggccccggcgcggggacaccgggacgcGCCTCCCGCGGTGCCGCTGCGGGCGGGAGCGCCGAGCAcggccgggccgcggggccgaCTCACCGGTGTCCTGGCGGAACTGGTGCATGGACTGCAGGTCGATGATGTAGGGCGCCAGGCGGCTGTCGGCCTggcccagcaccacgctgccgcccgcccgcggcccgGCGCGGGCCACCGCCTCGATGTGGTGGCTGACGGCCGGGCTGTAGGGCCGCCAGCGCCCGTGCTCGTTCAGCCATTCCCACACCACCACGGCCGAGGCCAGCAGCATggctccgccgccccggccgcggccccggctggctgcgccgctgccgcccgccccggcggcTCTCGCATGCTCGGCGCGGCGCAGGGCTCTGCCCGCCCCCGCCCGGGGCCGGAGCCGCGCACGGCCGGGCCGCCCCTCGCCCTGCGCGCACccgcggcgccgctcccggcccgctccgcccggccccgcccgcaccgagcgccccgggccgggggcggcacCGCGCACGTcaccgcgccccgccccgccccgccggcacCGAGCGACCCGCGGGGGAGAGGGACCCGTCCCGCCTCTCTCCGTACCCCCATCCTGCACCCGGCgcctcccgctgtccccgtATCCCTGTGCCGCATCCCGGGTCCCCACTGTCCCTGAACCCCCACCCTGctcccctgggacccctcccagtgtccctgtacccctgccctgcagcccgaAGACCCTCCCCACCCCGTACCCCTAACCCAGGGAGCAGCCCGGGGAGCCCCTGATGTGCACCAATCCTTGTGGGTACCCCCCAGTCCCTGCCTGCCAGCGATGACACTCAGGGTGCTGGTGAGTCTCAGGGAAACTGCTCCATGTGCTGTGACAGAGAAATGTGGTCCAAGAGCTTCTTTAGGAAGTAGccccctgagctgcccttgcctgTGGCCTATGACACACAAAAATCGTTTCAAAGCCCAAAATTGCCTCATGTCCGAGGGGCACGTGGGTTGTAACCCCGGCTCCTGcaccccagctctcccagctgcctgcctgccccagcTGTGACGTGCGCAGCCCTGTGCAACCCTCAGACTGGAGCAGCCGGTGCTAGCCCTTCCCTGCAGGACAGAAAAACATTCCTGAGCTTCTTGTTCTACAGAGCCCATAAGCAgcttcccagggcagccctgaaTGGCGGGATATCGGTGACAGACTGGTCTCACCTCCTTTTGTGTTCCTGTGCTCAGACACGCCTAACACTGATTTCCTTGTACATGAAACACCTGGACATTCCTGATTCGGCAGAAATGTATAAATTGCCTGTGTCCCAGGTCTGGCAGCACAGGAAATCCCCCAGTGCATGGTCCACCTCAGCTCGGAGGCAACTCATCCCCAGGAAGGTGGTGAAGCTCCTCTCCGGACAAACCTGtttcccaggcactgcccatccTGCTGAGTGCCTGCCAGTGGCGCTTGTGGTGAGAAACCATTAGACAAGATccaaaagagaggaaaaaacaaagggaagaaaaagggggAACAGGTGGAGACTAACTGCGGTGATGCCAGCTGGTGGGAGCTGCGGTGAG carries:
- the DTX4 gene encoding E3 ubiquitin-protein ligase DTX4 yields the protein MLLASAVVVWEWLNEHGRWRPYSPAVSHHIEAVARAGPRAGGSVVLGQADSRLAPYIIDLQSMHQFRQDTGTIRPVRRSYYDPSSAPGKGVVWEWENDSGTWTPYDMDVGITIQRAYEKQHPWVDLSAIGFCYVIDFATMGQINRQTQRKRRVRRRLDMVYPLVSGTLPKSQSWPASPGAAAAPPVPACTCPQCLLVMSVKAAAGGPGTSTLQPRKAAPAPPAAPKPALPAAGPKAPDGVAAARGSLKPLAAQGGRRQAASTPALSSAGASGSPPGVGSGKGTRPSLGTLNRSHLQRLAIAQSRVLIASGVPTVPVKNLTGSSPVNPALAGITGILMSAAGLPVCLTRPPKLVLHPPPVSKSEIQSIPGISHSCRKTTKKQAKKGKTPEEVLKKYLQKVRHPPDEDCTICMERLSAPSGYKGPQPAVKPDLVGKLVKCSHAFHLHCLVAMYNNGNKDGSLQCPTCKTIYGVKTGTQPPGKMEYHIIPHALPGHADCKTIRIIYNIPPGVQGPEHPNPGKSFTARGFPRHCYLPDSEKGRKVLKLLLVAWDRRLIFAIGTSSTTGESDTVIWNEIHHKTEFGSNLTGHGYPDINYLDNVLAELAAQGITEESLAQEKD